The Commensalibacter nepenthis genome includes a region encoding these proteins:
- a CDS encoding Rossmann-fold NAD(P)-binding domain-containing protein, protein MKILIPDDYQNASLQLNCIKKLYQHEILVLGNLQEEENLAEQIKDIEAIILIRERTIINQDLLKKCLI, encoded by the coding sequence ATGAAAATATTAATTCCCGATGATTATCAAAACGCATCATTACAATTAAATTGCATAAAAAAATTATATCAACATGAAATTTTAGTGTTAGGTAATCTTCAAGAAGAGGAAAATCTAGCAGAACAAATTAAAGACATAGAAGCGATAATATTAATCCGTGAAAGAACAATTATTAATCAAGACCTTCTTAAAAAATGCCTAATTTAA